From a region of the Teredinibacter turnerae genome:
- a CDS encoding two-component system response regulator, producing the protein MINVEGIKILVAYQDPHKLHDLTDQLQRGGIIQVTPARSAAQALNLLKAGGFDLLLCGIDLPDIDGWRMARLIRSGALGGNTQLPIVVVTEVWCQRIAEVTAREYGVNRLIPESQLHKIVPVIEECLDGAVIPYGKPRLLVIEDAPDTADLIRRVLDRQFAIEVANDGEHGLRLWREGRHRLILLDYMLPQMSGKDILAHILKEDPTQPVVMMTAHSSPELAEQMMMSGVTDFLPKPFRTEALRKVCELAIRRDDFLTSNREFAEKVESLQRSESDFRHISETHQLLLDNLQTVVMELDSDFRIRFLNVPWRGLTGYDLDASLGCKLTQFVFDDDDSYGVGLEAKLQEVFSGARELAELELCLLDSRGQKLWAQVKIRRSENFNTASLTVCLDNITKRKEAQRQLEYLAMHDSLTGLFNRHYFEESLRQSFADAIRNQRHHGLIYIDLDYFKVINDTFGHHEGDEVLRQVAHLMKRRIRAADLLCRLGGDEYAVLVHDVCGKKLFEIARELQAIVNDFVYQAKNHRVNLGCSIGLSVIDGEAVCAEEYLMQADIALYVAKGRGRNLIHLYDPEDQESEELRSRINWTQRMRKAISEDRIVLHFQPVFDAHNKNIVYYEALVRMRDEEGNLVYPNQFIPALENTGEMHLLDRWIVKLAIRSVRECKKIERVAINLSAQAFKDENLVPVVKEALALNDVAPECVTFELTESASLFNLAITRNMITQLNEIGCTFAIDDFGSGFSSFAYLKELPAHFIKLDGSFIKNLHQDDVDKALVRSLIQVVQALGKKAVAEFVENEQILEILRRFGVDCVQGYHTGRPVTFESLMDECLDKNMMA; encoded by the coding sequence ATGATAAATGTGGAAGGGATAAAAATACTTGTTGCCTATCAAGACCCGCACAAACTGCACGATCTCACCGATCAGCTGCAGCGCGGGGGCATCATCCAGGTAACCCCGGCAAGATCGGCCGCGCAGGCACTTAATCTGCTCAAGGCTGGTGGGTTTGATCTTCTGCTGTGTGGTATTGATCTACCGGATATCGACGGATGGCGGATGGCCCGGCTCATTCGCAGCGGGGCTCTGGGTGGAAATACCCAGTTGCCGATTGTGGTTGTTACTGAAGTATGGTGTCAAAGAATCGCTGAAGTGACCGCGCGGGAATACGGTGTTAACCGTCTCATTCCCGAATCACAGCTCCATAAAATTGTGCCAGTCATCGAAGAATGTCTTGATGGTGCAGTCATCCCTTACGGCAAGCCGCGCTTACTGGTTATTGAAGATGCTCCCGATACCGCAGATCTGATTCGGCGGGTGCTGGACAGGCAGTTTGCCATCGAGGTCGCAAACGACGGCGAACATGGGCTGCGCTTGTGGCGGGAGGGGCGACATCGCTTGATATTGTTGGATTACATGCTTCCGCAAATGTCGGGCAAAGATATTTTAGCGCACATATTAAAAGAAGACCCAACGCAGCCGGTTGTCATGATGACGGCACACTCATCTCCGGAACTCGCAGAACAGATGATGATGTCGGGCGTGACCGACTTTCTGCCCAAACCTTTCCGCACCGAGGCGCTCCGTAAGGTGTGTGAGCTGGCTATCCGGCGCGACGACTTTCTTACCAGTAACCGCGAGTTTGCGGAAAAAGTGGAGTCTCTGCAGCGCAGCGAAAGTGATTTCCGCCACATATCCGAAACGCATCAACTGCTGCTCGACAACCTGCAGACGGTGGTAATGGAGCTGGACTCCGATTTTCGAATACGCTTTTTAAATGTTCCCTGGCGTGGGCTCACTGGCTACGATCTCGATGCATCGCTGGGTTGTAAGCTCACCCAGTTTGTGTTCGATGACGACGACAGTTACGGTGTGGGTTTGGAAGCCAAGTTACAGGAGGTGTTCAGTGGCGCGCGTGAACTGGCCGAGCTGGAACTCTGCCTGCTCGATAGTCGTGGCCAAAAATTGTGGGCACAAGTGAAAATTCGGCGCAGTGAAAATTTCAACACGGCATCGCTCACAGTATGTCTCGATAATATTACAAAGCGCAAAGAAGCGCAGCGACAACTGGAATATCTGGCGATGCATGATTCACTCACTGGGCTGTTTAATCGGCACTATTTTGAGGAGTCCTTGCGACAGTCGTTTGCGGATGCAATCCGCAATCAGCGCCACCACGGCCTTATTTACATCGATCTCGATTACTTCAAGGTGATTAACGATACCTTTGGTCATCACGAAGGGGACGAGGTGCTCCGCCAGGTCGCGCATTTAATGAAACGTCGCATACGTGCAGCGGATCTGCTTTGCCGCCTGGGCGGCGACGAATACGCCGTGTTGGTGCATGACGTCTGCGGTAAAAAGCTGTTTGAAATAGCCCGTGAATTGCAGGCGATTGTTAATGATTTTGTGTATCAGGCAAAAAATCACCGCGTAAATTTGGGGTGTAGTATCGGCTTGAGTGTTATCGATGGCGAAGCCGTCTGTGCCGAAGAGTATTTAATGCAGGCGGATATTGCACTTTACGTGGCCAAAGGGCGAGGACGAAATTTAATTCATCTTTATGATCCGGAAGACCAAGAGAGCGAAGAGTTACGCAGTCGCATCAACTGGACGCAGCGCATGCGCAAGGCGATCTCAGAAGACCGTATTGTGTTGCATTTTCAGCCGGTGTTTGACGCTCACAATAAAAATATCGTGTATTACGAAGCCTTGGTACGTATGCGAGATGAGGAGGGTAATCTGGTTTACCCGAATCAATTTATCCCAGCGTTGGAAAATACCGGTGAGATGCACTTGCTGGACCGCTGGATTGTTAAACTTGCGATTCGGTCGGTTCGAGAATGCAAAAAGATCGAGCGTGTGGCCATTAACCTGTCTGCGCAGGCATTTAAAGATGAGAACCTGGTGCCGGTGGTTAAAGAGGCTTTGGCGCTGAATGACGTAGCACCGGAATGTGTCACGTTTGAGCTGACTGAGAGCGCGAGTTTGTTTAATTTGGCGATCACCCGGAATATGATAACCCAGCTTAATGAGATTGGTTGCACGTTTGCCATCGATGACTTTGGTTCTGGTTTCAGTAGCTTTGCCTACTTAAAAGAATTACCCGCGCATTTTATTAAGCTCGATGGTTCATTTATTAAAAATCTGCACCAGGATGATGTGGATAAAGCATTGGTAAGATCGCTCATTCAGGTTGTACAAGCGTTGGGTAAAAAAGCGGTTGCCGAGTTTGTGGAGAACGAGCAAATTCTGGAAATTTTACGCAGGTTCGGCGTGGATTGTGTTCAGGGCTACCACACCGGTCGTCCGGTGACATTTGAAAGCTTGATGGACGAATGTTTGGATAAAAATATGATGGCTTAA
- a CDS encoding phosphatase, with product MTQFPSPYFAAIDLGSNSFHMLVVRMQDARIEIVDREKEMVQIARGLDKENNLSEEAQARALACLHRFSERLRGIPQEQIRAVGTKTLRAARNSRRFLRLAEEALGTPIQIISGYEEARLVYIGLSQAVVNEHDQRLVIDIGGGSTEFIIGKGHNTLCMESLGMGCVAFTAAFKLDPDKLSAKAMNAATLAACGKLELIRSQYLAQGWEVTYGTSGTMRAVAELLGATDGGAVITRSSLEDYLQKAIANKQLDAPGITKLRRDVLPAGLAILRAIFEQLQLEKIHVADATLKEGLIYDNIGRFNNQDSRVHAVKLLQDKYRIDKDHAARVSETALHLWRQIDDAPILTGLSRTKILDWAAKLHEIGLSISHSSHHNHGYYILRHSDLGGFSRHEQYMMANLVRSHRKKILSSRFEDMDSAALAAFYPLLFCLRISALVHRRRETVAILPELRVKKENFVLKLSDTWLDQHPLTRAGLEQEVHQLKKIDIQLSFD from the coding sequence ATGACACAATTCCCCTCCCCGTACTTCGCCGCGATTGATCTGGGTTCCAACAGTTTTCATATGTTGGTCGTGCGTATGCAGGACGCCCGTATTGAGATCGTCGACCGCGAGAAAGAAATGGTTCAAATCGCTCGCGGGCTTGATAAAGAAAATAATCTCAGTGAAGAAGCTCAAGCGCGCGCGCTCGCGTGTTTGCATCGATTTTCCGAACGCCTACGCGGTATCCCCCAAGAACAGATCCGCGCAGTTGGTACCAAAACCCTGCGTGCGGCGCGCAACTCAAGGCGCTTTTTAAGGCTCGCGGAGGAAGCCTTGGGCACCCCCATACAAATCATCTCCGGCTATGAAGAAGCACGCCTGGTGTACATCGGCTTATCCCAGGCTGTTGTGAACGAGCACGATCAGCGCTTGGTAATTGATATTGGGGGCGGAAGCACCGAGTTTATTATTGGCAAGGGACACAACACCTTGTGTATGGAAAGCTTGGGTATGGGATGTGTCGCGTTTACCGCCGCCTTTAAACTCGACCCGGACAAACTTTCTGCCAAAGCCATGAATGCCGCTACTCTGGCCGCCTGCGGCAAACTTGAGCTGATTCGCTCTCAATACCTTGCGCAGGGCTGGGAGGTTACCTACGGAACTTCCGGCACCATGCGCGCGGTTGCCGAGTTGCTGGGCGCAACGGATGGCGGTGCTGTCATTACCCGCAGTTCACTGGAGGATTACCTCCAAAAAGCCATCGCGAACAAGCAGCTGGACGCACCCGGCATCACAAAGTTACGCCGCGATGTGCTGCCCGCGGGCCTCGCGATATTGCGAGCCATTTTTGAACAGCTACAGCTGGAAAAAATACATGTGGCCGACGCGACCCTAAAAGAGGGGCTCATTTACGATAACATCGGGCGGTTTAACAACCAGGACAGTCGCGTCCACGCGGTCAAACTACTGCAAGACAAATACCGTATCGATAAAGACCACGCAGCGCGGGTTAGCGAGACTGCACTGCACCTGTGGCGGCAGATCGACGACGCACCAATATTAACTGGATTATCGCGTACTAAAATTCTTGATTGGGCCGCGAAACTCCATGAAATCGGGCTCTCTATTTCTCACTCCAGCCATCATAACCACGGCTACTACATTCTTCGCCATTCGGATTTGGGCGGATTCTCACGGCACGAACAATACATGATGGCAAACCTGGTGCGCTCCCACCGAAAGAAAATACTGTCGAGTCGATTTGAAGATATGGACAGCGCCGCGTTGGCCGCATTTTACCCGCTCCTTTTTTGCTTGCGTATCTCCGCTCTCGTGCACAGACGACGGGAAACTGTCGCTATCCTGCCAGAGCTGCGGGTCAAGAAAGAAAACTTTGTGCTCAAACTCAGTGATACCTGGTTAGATCAACACCCTTTAACCCGTGCTGGTCTAGAGCAAGAAGTCCATCAACTGAAAAAAATAGATATCCAATTGAGTTTTGACTAA
- a CDS encoding YfiR/HmsC family protein, with amino-acid sequence MTISPIRSCVAAILLGFSTLSVFAQTFSQDQITASYLYNFIKYIDWPNSGASSQMRLGIFRPVDSDYTSRLAQHLQGVELNQHTVVVSEFDDVQEATDFQIVFVEQKNNSAILDLHRVIQDKHVLLVTTNLANKQLVMINLYTTSSDHMRFEINKANLLVHHLRAQDAIIFNGGTEIDVAKLYREGQDSLIAMEQTLRERERKYHLLSKENSSLNEKLSELRKDIAESSEQIVSQKYRIAEQQAQLAANRQQQFQLQEEISAKTAELERRRQELNAHQLELNKISDIIASKEIQLTDLNSTLERQQKRISEMDNTISTQGTMLVNIGILAAGALLLVAVIIWAYLSKRRDAERLEARTRELDITQDRLVIAKAKAEEANLAKSEFLSLMSHELRTPLQAIIGYTDVVIEDLYIEGMDHLSTDLTRVVNNSQRLLRLINGVLDLAKIESGHMDLTLEPLELHSLVNEAIDNVKPQFDEKNLPLEVGLAAIPDTAFVDREKLLHIILNLLSNACKFTDRGKVTLTVKHSASAITIACRDTGMGIDAAVLPFVFDRFQQVDSSATRQHSGSGLGLAITKQFCELMGGHITVSSETGRGTQFTVDIPLPIKPTPLAPEAPLVGPHTDRLASSINLPSITDGPTCILMIDDDLEYLALMSRMLGKAGYRVHTATSAGEGYELSVRLQPRLIILGLLLPDENGWQLLARIKAQPTLADTPTIVASISDERGKSQISAADAFLTKPVSPARLKKAVEKLISAATV; translated from the coding sequence ATGACCATCTCCCCTATCAGATCCTGCGTCGCGGCCATTCTCCTTGGCTTTAGTACGCTTTCGGTGTTCGCCCAGACATTTAGTCAGGACCAAATCACAGCGTCTTATTTATATAACTTTATAAAGTATATCGATTGGCCGAACAGCGGGGCCAGCAGTCAGATGAGACTCGGAATTTTTCGACCTGTCGATAGCGACTACACAAGCAGGCTCGCGCAGCATTTACAAGGTGTAGAATTAAACCAACACACAGTAGTGGTTTCGGAATTCGATGACGTTCAAGAAGCAACGGACTTTCAGATTGTATTCGTTGAGCAAAAAAACAATTCTGCAATTTTGGATTTGCACCGCGTTATTCAGGACAAGCACGTCCTGCTTGTAACGACAAACCTCGCTAACAAGCAGTTGGTGATGATCAACTTATACACCACATCCAGCGACCACATGCGCTTTGAGATTAACAAAGCCAACCTGCTGGTTCACCACCTTCGAGCACAGGATGCCATCATCTTCAACGGCGGCACCGAAATTGATGTAGCCAAACTTTACCGCGAAGGACAGGATTCGTTAATTGCCATGGAGCAAACGCTCCGTGAGCGCGAGCGCAAATACCATCTGCTCAGTAAAGAAAACAGCTCACTCAACGAAAAACTGAGTGAACTACGCAAAGACATCGCCGAAAGTAGTGAACAAATAGTAAGCCAAAAATACCGCATTGCCGAGCAACAAGCCCAGCTGGCGGCAAACAGGCAACAGCAATTTCAATTACAGGAAGAAATATCAGCGAAAACCGCGGAGCTGGAGCGGCGTCGACAAGAGCTCAACGCCCACCAGCTTGAGCTCAATAAAATTTCGGACATTATAGCCAGCAAGGAAATTCAGCTTACAGACCTGAATAGCACTCTCGAGCGCCAACAAAAGCGTATTTCCGAAATGGACAACACCATCAGCACGCAGGGCACCATGCTGGTCAATATCGGTATCTTGGCGGCGGGCGCCCTTCTATTAGTGGCGGTGATCATATGGGCCTACCTCAGTAAACGGCGGGATGCGGAGCGTTTGGAAGCCCGTACACGAGAACTGGACATTACTCAGGACCGCCTGGTCATCGCTAAAGCCAAGGCTGAAGAGGCCAATCTCGCAAAAAGTGAATTCCTGTCGTTGATGAGCCACGAACTGCGCACGCCACTGCAGGCCATAATCGGTTACACCGATGTAGTGATAGAGGATCTGTACATTGAGGGAATGGATCACCTCTCAACGGACCTGACCAGGGTTGTCAACAACAGCCAGCGACTGTTGCGACTCATAAACGGCGTACTCGACCTCGCTAAAATTGAATCCGGGCATATGGATCTTACCCTTGAGCCACTGGAGCTTCACAGTCTTGTGAACGAGGCAATCGACAACGTTAAGCCACAATTCGATGAGAAAAATCTTCCGCTTGAAGTCGGTCTCGCGGCCATACCGGACACGGCATTCGTCGACCGCGAGAAATTGCTCCACATCATACTGAACTTGCTAAGTAACGCGTGCAAATTTACCGATCGCGGAAAAGTCACTCTCACCGTGAAACACAGCGCAAGTGCTATCACGATTGCCTGCCGTGACACAGGAATGGGGATCGATGCGGCGGTTTTACCCTTTGTATTCGATCGCTTTCAGCAGGTGGACAGCTCCGCAACCAGACAGCATTCCGGCAGCGGGCTCGGGTTGGCAATCACAAAACAGTTCTGTGAACTCATGGGCGGCCACATTACGGTGAGCTCCGAGACTGGGCGAGGAACGCAATTCACGGTGGACATTCCATTACCGATTAAGCCAACGCCTTTGGCACCGGAGGCTCCACTGGTTGGACCCCATACAGATCGCCTCGCCAGCTCAATCAATCTGCCATCAATTACCGATGGGCCCACATGCATTCTGATGATCGATGATGACCTGGAGTACCTGGCGTTAATGTCACGCATGTTGGGTAAGGCTGGCTACCGCGTGCATACCGCCACTAGCGCAGGAGAGGGCTATGAACTCAGTGTACGATTGCAGCCGCGGCTGATCATTCTCGGATTGCTGTTGCCGGACGAAAACGGCTGGCAACTACTGGCCAGAATAAAAGCGCAACCTACACTGGCAGACACTCCGACAATCGTTGCTTCAATTTCCGATGAGCGCGGCAAAAGCCAGATCAGTGCGGCCGATGCGTTCCTTACCAAACCTGTTTCCCCTGCGCGACTCAAAAAAGCGGTAGAAAAACTGATCTCAGCTGCTACGGTTTAA